The sequence tttttcatgaaaattgtgtttttgaagTACCTACAATGCTATTTGGTTCATTGTAGCCAGTTGGCTAATTTTTTGCCTGATTCAaggtttagttttaaaaagtgcagTTTTGCCGATTGGGACGGTTAATTTACGGATCATCTACGGACCGGCTACGGCCAAACTACGGATGATCTCCAAAACGGAGGATaatacgaaaaaattttttcatgaaaatggagtttttgaaGTGCCTACACTCTCCTTTGGCTaatttgagcactttttccgTGCtagaacctgaaattttcaaaaacaaaaatttggtgcTCGGGACGGTTCATTTACGGTCCGTCTACGGGCCGGCGACGGACCGTCTACGGACCGGAAACGGCCCAACTACGGCTCAAGAGCCATCTCGGTCGGTAAATGTGGTTTTTGCTCTAAATAATGCATTTAACGACGTAAAAATGCTTGAATTAGCCAACTGGTATCataggtatttaaaaaaattcgttttcttaaaatccattttttcctctTAATGGCCATTTTTTACATTCCCCGTAGATTGCCCGTAATTGGTCCGTCCCGCTTTTCATATCCGTAGTTCGCCCGTTAATGGTCCGTTCCCGGTCCAAGATCCGTAAACGGACCGTACCCGCTTTGCCTGTGAACTTCAGCAACTGCCGATATCAATGTCACACATTTTATAGCTCAGAAAAAAGCACTCAGAGAGCCttaaaacttctaaaatttcactgtaaacgaaaaaaaaacgaccatACTTTTTGCCAAtcactcaaaaatataatttcaacaaaacaaattttgaaacctggttgccggttgccgaaattttttgggttcggcaacttcggcgattgccggttgccgaaatttttagggttcggcaacttcggcaattgccggttgccgcaaATCTcagttgccgcacagccctggtcTAAACCGAacttgaatgaatttttttaacttaccAGTTTTGAACCACGACTTTCCGAACTTCCTACTTGTGTTCAGCTCCTTATTTCCAATGTACTCTTTGAGCAACTGCCGCCCACTCAAAATAACTTGCCCCCACTTCCCCTTTGCCATTTCCTTGTCAGTTTCCATATGGgctatctgaaaaaaaaaattacgattttttctaatatttgaaaatttcgctGACTACTTTGATTTTGACATCATCAATTGAGTGCCCACAGTTGACGAGCTGCTTATCCAATGTTTCATCAAAATCTCCAAAACTGGCAACACCAAACTCTGCGGCAGAGTATGCTTGGATAAGGGTGACGTCTAAGATTTTCTTGACTTTTTTGGCAGTGGCCACTGATACCACAGCCCCATGGTTGGCTACAATCTGGAATAGGAGTTGAATGAGATGTTGGGTtatggaaataaaaatgaaaatggggCTTACTTCGAGTGATGATAAGTTGTAGATTTTGTGAACTTCATAtttgataaaacatttcagcAGTTGGGAGTTTGAGAAGAGTAGGGTAACctaaaaactttcattttaatttcaaaaatttcaagtttttttggcaatacAAGCCTGTGAGCACAAATTGATTGTCTGggtgaaaaaaatgttaagtgCACACatgcaaaaacatttaaaaccaACCTTATATTGCTCGATAATCCCAGCGATTCGATCTAATAAAGACGCTCTCCAGACATCCATCGTCGACTCCGCAAGTATACAACTTTCGCCTTTTGTAAGGATTGTGTAGAGGTAGGATAAAGCGTCATGACAGTGAAGCCCGTCAGTGATTAGGTGATTTTTGGATCCAAgctgttcagttttttttagcaTACCAAATAGCTGCTCGAAGTAGTCGTGGCACAGGTGGAATCCACTTTCCTGTGAATGTGAGATGTATTGATCGTTTTCCAGactgaaaaatgtgagttttattttaatattcacTTCTGTACTGCAGTAAAACCGCAGTTACAATTCAACAGGAAACAACACCACCCTAGCTGTACATAGTTTGCCATCATACGCGGCGTGGAAATTAATGAGATCtttgtgttttatttttgtcaatgaattttcagaaattcaacttAAGTCAGGAGCAATCTGAAAATCAGGCAACTCCCGACAGCATGCCTCAACTTTTGTCGGCTGCCTGATTAAGACACCTAACATGCTAACTTGAGAGCCCCATCCAGTATTTGAGCGGCCCCGCCAAAGTCGGCTGCTCATTTTTATAGTAGTTACCTTCCGGGTATAATAAATGCCACACTGTCATTCGATTCTTCAATAAACTGGTCGCAGACATAGTTTGGTGGGAATCCTAAAAACCCAAAAGCATCAATCACCCAAACGTGCCGAGCAAGACTAATCGCAGCAATATCCTCGGCCAAAACGAACACTCTCTGAAAAATCGTGTTGTTGGCAGTTTTTTAGTAAGTATGACTAGCTGACCTCAATACTTTGAAGTGTACTTTGTGAAATTCTGAGCATGTGGCCGTAGTGCTCAAAATCCACGATAGCTGTTGTGCAGCCGATGTCGCTGAGTTTTTCGGAAGctgaaaaaagaacattttccGTAAAAGTGtgcatgaaaatttttaaatttgtgtcGTAAAGGGGTACTTTACTTGGAAACTTTGCAGCTGGTCacaaaatatagaattttgaaatacagATAGTCGAGTTGGATTGAGCGGTAGAATGCAAGAAATaatttggtcagtgcaatCCAAAATTAGGTCAGTGCGTTCCAAAcattggtcagtgcaaaaaaattggtcagtGCGTTTCATGAATTGGTCTAGTATCTTATGGGGAGTCTtagataattttagaaaattttcagcatttttgaaaaatttctagatagCTTCATTCAGAATTGCTAGTACTATATAAAactaccagccgtggaccgcacctccggcgcggcccccgacttctggggctgaaaactaatttttctgaaactacggtaatcatacagtactcctaccgcaccactattgtaccactacagcaccccgactatatccctacactaacgccaactcactatccctccagaagctaaaacttcacagactgcaaagactacatagactacaaactatggacaaacggaataagcgctttatatatagtaaatgataacGACAAAACCTTACCAATATGGCTTGGATTGATTAGTACTGGAATCGCACCAAGCAGGAAGCCACCGAGTTGGTACAACACGTACTCCACAGTGTTCTCCATGCACATTAAGATTCGATCTCCGTTTTTAACACCGTGATGTGACATGTAGTTTGCAGTTCGTTTGGACCCATCGACAAGTTCCTCATAGGTTACACATCGTACTTCTGAGATTTcttcgatctgaaatttgcttcgattttctttaaactttttctttgCCCACCAATGCAATTTTCGCTGGATTATAGTTTCTGTGATAGCTCAAATTGTCAAGAAGCCATTCTCGGAAGTTCGCATTTTCTGGAGCCTTTTCAGGAGGATTTTCTGGGGTTTCTGTGTTTTCCTGGGTCGGTGTCGGGCTCGGCTTTAAAACTATCGTACAATCTGTCGTTTTATCGTTATCTTCGGTGGTTTTGTTTAGCTTTTTTAAATCCTGAAAATTCTTAATattctttattgaaaaatgtatttggtagttaatttttaattatatgtCTCGTCACAGTGATAACTGCAAGACTTGGTTGTAGGTTAAAGCTTATAGgtttaggctaaggcttaggcttaggcgtagttTTAAgattagtcttaggcttaggcgtaagGTTAGCCGTAGTATTACGATTTGGCacaggctcaggcttaagcttagaaaaactacaaaaaaattaatatacaGTATTCAAAATAGTACATACacttttaacacaaaaattgaaaccttACAGGATACAACTTAGGCTTGATCGTGCCCTCGTCTTCGTCCTTAGCGCTGGAACTATCATCGACTGTGACCGTAATCTCGTATTGATCAATATTGAAGTCGGTCATTTGTTGAGGAGTCTGAAACTTGAAAGTATCTGATTTGGTCGGTCTATCGGGGGCAAGGTTCATgagcaaattttttgcgaGCTGGCTCTTGAGAGATGAGAACAGTGTgcagtgtgtgtgtgtgtgttgaaAATAACCTCTACGTTTTCGCTAGCAACCCACTTGACAAAAGCACACTGATGGGGCGAGGGGAGTATAACGGAGTAACATTGATTGTCACTAGTAGCACGAGCGGACAAAAAAGTATGTTGAGATGAATTTTGGTgttagcaacaaaaaaaagatacTACATACACGGCACAGGTAGATTCATTTTGGTGAAATTCCACGTTACAGATGAAAATGTTAGACTTGCCGAAAGATTTTGAATTCAGCAGATtgtctaaatttaaaaaaaatctttgagtttgaaaatttccgaaatgtgtagcaatcggaaaatttcagcaattttgacaatttcttaAAATGCGAATTTTACCAATATGGCGAAACTACCGATTGCTGAAAGTTTCCAATCTCTGGTAGaaaccaaaatttaatttcagaaaatctctAAGATATGTTGTTTTCTAGTATGTTCCTTAGAGAAATTGTAATATTAtgttttgtttgaatattcTTAGAGGAGTTGGTGCACAATATgctaaaacaaatttcgaaaaaaaattacagtattttGAGTCTACATTTTGAACAgctatttatttattgttcaagatttttttaaattgcagtaccaaaaattttccaatcctaaaaaaaaatactccaaaaagtagagaaatgtaaaaaaatgtgaattctgaaaaaaaaaacatctagtgaaaattctagtttcatgtttgtttttttctgttttttgaacaaaaccaACACTTCCGCATTATGTTAATCCccaattttgttttgtgaCATTTTCTCCTAAACATCGCcaacaaacatttaaaaaaacctataaCACTAAACTCAATACATGttcgaatattaaaaaaactgtctttaaaaatcgcttaaacatgcatattttgtttttaaggGCGCAGATATTTGAGTTGACCAATGTGATCTTATGAATAACTGGAACATCTCAAATGACATTTGTAAAGTTTTCGTTATGGAGCGGACCAAAATATGTATTATTtatgctttaaaaaactatatttttagACGACATGTAGGTGTTCTTCGAAGTGTTGAGTTTTAAAAGATGGAgtatcagtttttttaaagctttcaCTATATACAAAGTATTTCGACAAAGTAAGGTAGTGTagtgccagtggggattttgtctgaATAAACTTATAGTTTTCCAAAACGACcttagatttttttatatttccagtcaaagttttggcaaaatgtcaaattttcaaaaatatgagctttaaATGAAATCCAGAACAATATTgtatgaaattaaattaaattaaattataataaagtatgaaaattgtggaaaaacattttttaggcCGACTCTCAAATTTATCAGCGGCAAAAACTGTTACCTTTTGAcagtaaatgaaaaatttcccgttttttttttgaaaagtttaactatgatatttgattattttggtACCATAAGAGTGGTTTTACCAAAGTTTCCCCACTGGAGCTTCACCAattcagtttattttaaaaactctgtGAAGCAAATTTGCTAAATTTGGATAacactttggaaatttttgagcactgcTTTATGTTTGAACTACTGACATGCCAAATctcgttttaaaaaaatatggtcAACTTCAGAAATGTCAGgagaaatatgaattttcaccATGTTTTTAAACttcgaaataaaaagttacaaataatttttttcaagtttttactTGGTATTTGCTTTTTTCAGCAGCATTATTGGCGCTACACCACCGTCAAAACTCgggtttaattttaaaatatcaatttcgtcatgtaaaaatactttaaacaaaacttgagttttaagaattcaaacaaaatgttcttgggaaaacgaaaaaaatggaaaagtcaATCTGAATCCCATTTCAATGGTTTAAAATCTTGAAACTTGTTCATGCATACAAATCACTGCATACATCACTTCactttgactttttttgtattcttatACGTCGTTCCTATTTTGTTCTATACACGTCATcatgtattcaaaaaaaatttatattttttgtttataacCTCTGTCTTTTTCTTGATCGGGACCTGGCATATGATaggattttacaatttttttctaaaaattaaaagtaaaagAAATTCAGATACCAagataatttctgaaaaactgaaacaaaaataaaaattgcacttAGTCTCTGGATTATCACAAAACACTGCcagcaaataaaaaagaaaataatctTAATCTTTAGCCAGAATCACATggttaatctgaaattttacataATGATATGTATCGTAAAATTAGGCTGTGCGGCGACCGTGATTTTcagcaaccggcaattgccgaagttgccgaaccctTCGGCAACCGACAACTTTCGGTTGCCAACGTATCGGCTACTTTTCGGCAACCAGCAACCaggtttcaaagttttttttattggttgaaatcatatttttgagcgttctggaaaaaagtatggtcgtttttttcgtttacagtaaaattttagaattttcaaagctcTCTGAATGCTTTTTTCTGAGCAACAAAATGTTTCACAGTGATATTGAcagttgccgaagttgccgaaaaaaagGTCGGCtcttgccgaagttgccgaactctaaaaatttcaacttggTTGCCGgatgccgcacagccctgatggaaatatattcgaatttttttaaaatgattagGTTATATAGTTTTCACAAGTGTTATATAATTTTGAGtggattaaaaatttgactgttctgcaatttttcaacacaTGGACAGCTTAAAGGAAGAAGTTATAACACTAATATTATtaataatacttttttcaaaagactaaaatttccaaaaactggtAATCACTTTTTGGATGATTGTCCCATCTTTTCTGCCAACGTGCTCAACATTTTGGGGTCAACATTTTGGGGCCCTTGATGTGGGAATCTCCTGAAAATGGCAGGCAGCTACTTCTCTTCCATACTCCAATATTTTCATAGCGAGCTTCTGAAATAGTGTGTGTCATTTGTTTTCGCGACTACCTCCAGTAGTCACTTCCGCTTGTGTATGCATTATTTCCAAATCTGCATTCTTTATAGAACAAGCTTTGAGAAATTGAAGATAGCAGAAGCAGAGACTGACACCAATTTTTCTTCCTCTCTCTCTTTGCCCCTTTACTTCCACCTTGGAGATTCCAATTTAAAGCGATCTTCAGGGAATTGATGGGATGGAGGGCTTTgtctttttttgcacaaagtgCACTTGTCCCTGTTTTTTAGTTTGCTGGaggggaaaatgtttttttttgccataatTGCCATTTTCactactttttgaaacttttcttttCAAGACTTTTAAGTTTGTTGCAAggttttgagcaaaaatttgaaaaacgcgaaaataggcgtatttttccaataaatattttgcaatttttgaaaaaatagcaaaTCGCTAACTAGTTTGTAACGCTATCAGACATTTCTGGGGGAAAAAACCTATATGAGAACTTGTCAATTGGCCAAGAAGTGGACATGTAGACTTCGCCCATTTAATGGTTTACAAGTGCAAAGTACAAgccaaatcatttttttttaatatttcgcTCAATAACAAAGCTTTAACTAAATTAGAAATGAGTTCTCGAGCAAAGTCCTTGCATCTGTCAGGTACAAAAATGAagactgtttcaaaaataggctacgcccatttcttggttaTTCGAAGtttgtgaaaatatgaaatttcaggacaaatttttttcttgagtaTTTTTAAGACTATGATTGTAAAACTTtgaaccgaaaaaaatttaatggggttattcaagtgaTGTTGCAAGATGTATTTGaatacatttatgacgtcacaactgtattaaaatacaggtttttatgtattttaatacagttgtgacgtaatttttcttcacttttttaattttccgacactacttgaataattccattcaaaaaaacgaaattcgtaattttcttcaaaaatagaggttttcaaatttggtgcCAAAAGTGTTCTCCATTTTGagtttaacttttattttcaaaaaattgtaagaatttctggaaatttttcttgtaagattcagttaaaattttatataaataatTCAACTTCAAACTCCGCACACTTATAggtaattttacaattttggatgtttatacaatttttccatttattcaAACATCCCATAATAAAATTGGCATGCCaccttcaaaaacatttccttaaataaacagaaaaaaaacgtttctttAGGAACATTTGCTTGTCAGTTAAAGCTTTGCGTGAGGagaaaaaacatggaaaacaACCTCAAGTGTCTGtgtgtttttcttcttctcttaaagaaaagaaaattgccTTCCTCTCGTACCTTTCCAAATGGACATGTCCGtgcgaaaacatttttcatttttacacgAGAGACACTCTTTTTCCCgctttttttctcagtttagCGGGtacgctttttttttggaacacgtttttgtaaaatttctgaaGGAAATGAGAATAGTTTTCTAGTTATGAAGTCACGAGAGCAGATGTCTCTGATGTCCATCTGTGAGTTAGCTATTTTGTAGTCAGATGGTGTTTGTATGTAATTACAGGCGCTGACCAATGTTTTATTTGCACTGACTAAAATATCAGAAGCACTGACCACAGTTTAACATGCACTGATCAACTTTTCATTAGAACAGTTCACATTTTCAATCGAACCGACAAAATACTATTTTCTTTCACATTTGTTAggttattttttgcagaaattgattttttttttaaactgcaaaaaaaacacgtttttgGGCTTGTGAATTGCACGCTGgaatgaaaaactaaaaaaaaggttttaattTGCACTGACCACATTTTTATGAGCATTGAccaaaatacaatattttttttccatttcggAAGTGAACCTAAAAGCATTTTGAATatcattttaatagtttttttgcatTCGCATAtaatagattaaaaaaattgaaaggagctatcatttttttttcaaagttaccCTCTTGACTTCAAAAG comes from Caenorhabditis elegans chromosome X and encodes:
- the C25G6.3 gene encoding AMP-dependent synthetase/ligase domain-containing protein (Partially confirmed by transcript evidence), translating into MTDFNIDQYEITVTVDDSSSAKDEDEGTIKPKLYPDLKKLNKTTEDNDKTTDCTIVLKPSPTPTQENTETPENPPEKAPENANFREWLLDNLSYHRNYNPAKIALIEEISEVRCVTYEELVDGSKRTANYMSHHGVKNGDRILMCMENTVEYVLYQLGGFLLGAIPVLINPSHIASEKLSDIGCTTAIVDFEHYGHMLRISQSTLQSIERVFVLAEDIAAISLARHVWVIDAFGFLGFPPNYVCDQFIEESNDSVAFIIPGSLENDQYISHSQESGFHLCHDYFEQLFGMLKKTEQLGSKNHLITDGLHCHDALSYLYTILTKGESCILAESTMDVWRASLLDRIAGIIEQYKVTLLFSNSQLLKCFIKYEVHKIYNLSSLEIVANHGAVVSVATAKKVKKILDVTLIQAYSAAEFGVASFGDFDETLDKQLVNCGHSIDDVKIKVIAHMETDKEMAKGKWGQVILSGRQLLKEYIGNKELNTSRKFGKSWFKTGDYGMIDENDRVHIEGAISDLITAQNKLVSSEMMESIICEHKMVHDVVVMQNDQHVWCGVLLKNENETPSGETLEKLLKSKKVK